A single Peptococcaceae bacterium DNA region contains:
- a CDS encoding transposase — MAGLIKQTVNGKAYYYVIETKRINGQPRVVSKKYLGKLEDIVRKVTEPPQPKSVRSREFGLTAALLSITDKLDFVKLVDDTIIKRNQGATVGQYMLIAAVNRCSA; from the coding sequence GTGGCAGGCCTGATTAAGCAAACGGTTAACGGCAAGGCTTATTATTACGTTATCGAGACCAAAAGGATCAATGGTCAACCAAGGGTTGTTTCTAAAAAGTACCTCGGCAAGCTTGAAGATATCGTCCGCAAAGTGACGGAACCCCCTCAGCCGAAATCGGTAAGAAGCCGTGAATTCGGTCTTACGGCAGCTCTCTTAAGTATCACCGACAAGCTTGACTTCGTGAAACTTGTGGACGATACAATTATCAAGCGGAATCAGGGTGCCACCGTCGGGCAGTATATGCTGATAGCCGCTGTAAACCGTTGTTCCGC